In the genome of Notamacropus eugenii isolate mMacEug1 chromosome 5, mMacEug1.pri_v2, whole genome shotgun sequence, one region contains:
- the MTIF3 gene encoding translation initiation factor IF-3, mitochondrial isoform X1 yields the protein MGGGALVLDKGGPGMTALMRKFIHQTMKTGINCSDRYFSTQIVQKVVQTQLRAITVAKRLPLLAYANTFSTVGNTEDETDKKKMSKSTFGNVGRKIHHRILQLLDSNGNDLGTMHRVAVIRLMEEQNLRLVLRKANVDPPVYQLMSGSQIHEEQLQLREKEKAQAKTGPPQLKELIFSSNIAQHDLDTKIKQIKQWIEKKYQVQITVKKGKTTDPEDNMEDLFNKILKTMPELATFTSKPKITRGGKAATCVFRHLSNKEMAEYRKSQEETQKNRHFE from the exons ATGGGGGGCGGTGCCTTGGTCCTAGACAAAGGCGGACCAGG AATGACAGCTCTTATGAGGAAGTTCATACATCAGACCATGAAAACTGGAATTAATTGCAGTGATAGATATTTTAGTACACAGATTGTGCAAAAGGTAGTACAAACACAATTGAGGGCTATCACTGTGGCCAAAAGATTACCACTGCTTGCATATGCTAACACATTTAGTACAGTTGGAAACACAGAAGATGAAACggacaagaaaaaaatgtcaaaatcaaCTTTTGGCAACGTTGGGAGAAAAATTCATCACCGAATTCTTCAATTACTTGATAGTAATGGGAACGATTTGGGAACGATGCACCGAGTTGCAGTGATTCGTCTAATGGAAGAACAAAACCTGAGACTTGTTTTACGGAAAGCCAATGTCGATCCTCCAGTGTACCAGTTAATGTCAGGAAGCCAGATTCATGAGGAACAGCTTCAgcttagagagaaagaaaaggctcAAGCAAAAACAG GACCTCCCCAGTTAAAGGAACTGATCTTTTCTTCAAACATTGCACAACATGATTTGGACACCAAAATTAAACAGATTAAACAGTGGATTGAGAAAAAATATCAAGTCCAAATTAcagtaaagaaagggaaaactacAGACCCAGAAGATAATATG gaggatctttttaataaaattctcaAGACTATGCCTGAACTAGCCACCTTCACATCCAAGCCGAAAATCACGAGGGGTGGAAAAGCAGCAACCTGTGTTTTTCGCCACTTGAGCAATAAGGAAATGGCTGAATACAGGAAAAGTCAAGAAGAGACTCAAAAAAACAGACACTTTGAATAA
- the GTF3A gene encoding transcription factor IIIA isoform X2 — MPVVDTQTVQEPAPELRCYLCYRPFVCHYEGCSKAFIRDYHLSRHVLTHTGEKPFICTATGCGQKFNTKSNLKKHNDRKHENQQKQYVCDFEGCSKSFKKHQQLKVHQCQHTNEPLFKCNNEGCGKHFSSPGHLKRHEKIHEGYMCQKSCSFVAKTWTELLKHMKETHKEEITCDLCGKTFKRKDYLKQHKKIHAPEREVCRCPREGCGRSYTTVFNLQSHILSFHEEQRPFICEHAGCGKSFAMKQSLTRHAVIHDPDKRKLKIKVKRPSGKRSLASRLSGYIPPKIKETLPKNGKSSDCFEENMLSTVATLTLG; from the exons aGACCATTTGTTTGTCATTATGAAGGCTGTAGCAAAGCATTTATCAGAGACTACCATCTGAGTCGCCATGTGCTGAcacatactggagagaagccatTCAT TTGTACAGCTACTGGTTGTGGTCAGAAATTCAACACAAAATCGAACTTGAAGAAACATAATGATCGCAAACAtgaaaatcaacaaaaacaatATGTA TGTGACTTTGAAGGTTGTAGCAAGTCTTTTAAGAAACATCAGCAGTTGAAAGTCCATCAGTGCCAACATACTAACGAACCACTATTCAA ATGTAACAACGAAGGCTGTGGAAAACACTTTTCTTCCCCTGGCCATCTAAAACGACATGAGAAGATACATGAAG gttaTATGTGCCAGAAGAGTTGTTCCTTTGTGGCAAAAACGTGGACAGAACTACTGAAACACATGAAAGAAACTCATAAAG AGGAGATAACATGTGATCTATGTGGAAAAACCTTTAAGCGCAAAGACTATCTGAAACAGCATAAGAAAATTCATGCTCCAGAAAGGGAGGTGTGCCGATGCCCAAGAGAAGGCTGTGGCAGATCATACACAACTGTGTTCAATCTTCAAAGccatattctttcctttcatgaGGAGCAGCGTCCATTTATTTGTGAACATGCTGGCTGTGGAAAATCATTTGCCATGAAA CAAAGTCTTACAAGACATGCCGTTATACACGATCCTGacaagagaaaattaaagatCAAA GTGAAACGACCTTCTGGAAAACGGAGCCTGGCCTCTCGCCTCAGTGGATACATTCCTCCCAAAATTAAAGAAACATTGCCTAAAAATGGCAAGTCATCTGattgttttgaagaaaacatGCTTTCAACTGTTGCAACACTGACCCTTGGCTAA
- the MTIF3 gene encoding translation initiation factor IF-3, mitochondrial isoform X2, whose protein sequence is MTALMRKFIHQTMKTGINCSDRYFSTQIVQKVVQTQLRAITVAKRLPLLAYANTFSTVGNTEDETDKKKMSKSTFGNVGRKIHHRILQLLDSNGNDLGTMHRVAVIRLMEEQNLRLVLRKANVDPPVYQLMSGSQIHEEQLQLREKEKAQAKTGPPQLKELIFSSNIAQHDLDTKIKQIKQWIEKKYQVQITVKKGKTTDPEDNMEDLFNKILKTMPELATFTSKPKITRGGKAATCVFRHLSNKEMAEYRKSQEETQKNRHFE, encoded by the exons ATGACAGCTCTTATGAGGAAGTTCATACATCAGACCATGAAAACTGGAATTAATTGCAGTGATAGATATTTTAGTACACAGATTGTGCAAAAGGTAGTACAAACACAATTGAGGGCTATCACTGTGGCCAAAAGATTACCACTGCTTGCATATGCTAACACATTTAGTACAGTTGGAAACACAGAAGATGAAACggacaagaaaaaaatgtcaaaatcaaCTTTTGGCAACGTTGGGAGAAAAATTCATCACCGAATTCTTCAATTACTTGATAGTAATGGGAACGATTTGGGAACGATGCACCGAGTTGCAGTGATTCGTCTAATGGAAGAACAAAACCTGAGACTTGTTTTACGGAAAGCCAATGTCGATCCTCCAGTGTACCAGTTAATGTCAGGAAGCCAGATTCATGAGGAACAGCTTCAgcttagagagaaagaaaaggctcAAGCAAAAACAG GACCTCCCCAGTTAAAGGAACTGATCTTTTCTTCAAACATTGCACAACATGATTTGGACACCAAAATTAAACAGATTAAACAGTGGATTGAGAAAAAATATCAAGTCCAAATTAcagtaaagaaagggaaaactacAGACCCAGAAGATAATATG gaggatctttttaataaaattctcaAGACTATGCCTGAACTAGCCACCTTCACATCCAAGCCGAAAATCACGAGGGGTGGAAAAGCAGCAACCTGTGTTTTTCGCCACTTGAGCAATAAGGAAATGGCTGAATACAGGAAAAGTCAAGAAGAGACTCAAAAAAACAGACACTTTGAATAA